A stretch of DNA from Pseudomonas sp. HN11:
GAACGCGTTCTCGCGGGCGAAGGGTTTGAGCAGTTTCTGCATCTCGGTGGCGGAGATATAGCGCAGCGCAAACAGCCGCGCCGACAGGCCGCTGGACGGTGCGGCCACGCTCATCTGCGGCACCAGTTTGCCGGCCACCGCCTGGCTGGCGGGCAGGATCACGTAGCGATCACCCTGCTTGATCATCGCGTTGTCGGTCCAGGACAGCAGGGTTTCGAGGATCGACAGCGCCTGTCGCTTGTCCACCGGTTTGGAGGTGGAAAAACTCACGTTGCCCTTCACGCCCTGGGCGATGCTGTAGTTTTCGTGCAGCAGGTCGCCCATCACGCTGTTGATCACCGCTTCGATGGGTTGGTCGGCAAAGTTGAAGACGATATCGCCGCCCTCTTCTTTCGCCACCGGCTGCGCTGCCGGCGCGCGCACGAACTGCTGGTTGCCACGGATCAGTTGGCGCTGCGTTGGGGTTTTTATCGCAGGCGGTGGACTTTCCGGCGCGGCTTGCTCGGTCGGCGGGCGTTGCGAGCCGGTGCCTTGCATGGCTTCGTGCAGCAGATCGTCGTCCGGATCGAGGCGGTCGGGGAAGGATCCACAGCCGCTCAGGACAAAAGCGGTAGCCAGGCAAAACGTTGAGGTGCGCATGTCAATCAAGGGAGAGGCTCGCGGGGCAAAGTGATGGGGGGCCGGTTGGACGGCGGCGGCAGGCGTTTGGCGTAGAGGCTCAAGGTTTGCGTGCGGCCATCCAGGCTGAATCGGGCGTATTGCGGAGTGAGGTGGTCCAGGCGCCAGCCGTTGGGCAGGGCCTGACCGAGACGCACGGTCAGGGCACGGCCGTCGGCCTGCTTGAGCATGGCCATTTGCAGGTTGCCGGTGATCATGATGCCGCTGAGGGTCAGGTTGGCCAGGCTGGTGACCTGGGCTCTGCCCACGACGCGGTCCGGGCTGCGGTCCGGGCTGAACAGCGGCGCCTGCCAAGTGGCGGCGAGGTTTTCCAACGGGACACTCGGCGCGACCTGTACCTGAGCGGTGGGATGGGCACGCGTGGGCGCTTCAGGCAGCCACTGCGGTTCATCGCCGATGCTGCTGAGGATCACCGCCATCAACACGCTCAGCAATCCCGACAAGCCGAGCAAACCCCACTCCACGGGGCGTAGTCTGCCGATCATGGCGTCACCGGCGCCGGTTGCAGGTAACCGCGCACCAGCAAGTGCACCACCAACTTGCCTGCACCGCCATTGGCTGGCGCCTGCTGACTGCGACGGATGCGCAGTTCATCCACGAACAGGAACGGCGGCTGATACTCCAGTTCATGCAGCAATGCTTCCAAGGGTTCGATGGCACAGTCGAGAGTCAGGCTGACTTTCACTTGGCGATACGGCTCGCCGTCGTCTTGGTCCGGTGTGATGGGCTTGCGCTGGGTGAGGCTGCAACCGCCACCGAGGTTGGCGTGGCTGTTGATCAGGTCAGCGAGGCGTTGCATCAGGTCGGCCGCCACGACGTCGGGGTCATCTCCCGGCAACAGGCTGGTGCTGCTGGCTGGGTCTCGACGGGCCTGTTCAAGCTGCTGGCGCAAGGCCTCGCGTTGGCGTAATACACCGGCATACCGCTGTTGCTGCTCGCGCAGCTGTTCAGCCTGCTCGCCCATATCGCGCAGGGGCCCGGCGAACCAGCTGTCGATCAACAGCCAATAAGCTGTGCCGACCACCACGGCCAGCACCAGTAAGGCGGCGCATCGGCGTTCACGGGGTGTGAGGGGGCGGCGCATCGGCGGTCTCCTGGCGTAGGTGGGCACGCAAGGCAAACTGGTCTTTGCCGGTGCGCGCATCGGGCTGGATCACCCCTTCGAACTGGGCATTTTCCAGGCTGCGGCAGCCTTTGATACGGGTGATCAGCGCACTGGCCTTGGCGCTTTGGCCAGAGATGGAAATTTCGCCGTCTTTCACGTCCAACTGATCGAGCCAAGTGTCGCCGGGCAGGCAAGTGGTCAGGTCATTGAGCAGCGCGGCCAGCGGCGGTTGCGCCAGTTTGCGCCGGGTAAGGTATTGCGCCGCGCCACGGGTATTGAGCAATTGCTGGCGCAGGGCATACACCTCGGCAACCTGGGCTTTCTGTTGCTGGACGCTGGCGTGCATGGCGTCGATGACGCGCTGGCGGTCGTTGAGCCACAGCAGCATCGCCGCGATCAGCAAGGCCCCGCACAACCACGGCAGGCTGCGTTGCAAGCCCATGCCGGGCGGACGTTGACGGGGGCGCAGTGGCGCGGGCAACAGATCGATACCGAGGTTGGCCGCGTCCACGCGATGGGGATGCAGGCCGAGGGCAGCACAGTCAGTGAGAATCTGGTCCAGGCGCTCGCGCAGCATCGCCACCAGCGTGACCTCAAGGTGGGTGGGCGTGCGCCGCTCCTGGCGTGCGACGAAGTAGAGTTGGTCGGCCTCGAATGGGGTATAGCGGTCCAGTTCATAACCGACCACGACACTCAGATTGCGCCCGGCGGCCAACGGCAGTTGCACGCGTTGCAGCAGCACAGCATCCGCGCCGAGCATCAGCACTTGGCGCGCGCTGCCCGGCGCGACAGGCGCTGCGACCGGCCAGTGGTGGATCTGCTCCGGCGGTTCTTGCCGTGCCAGCCAACTCGGCACACAGGCGCGCAGCTCCGCGAGCCATAGGCGCCAGGCCTGTTGCAACAGGCTGCCGCGCCAGTGCCGGGCGATGGGTTCCAGTCGATTCATTCTTGCCAACGCAACACCCGATAGGGCTGTGCGCTGTCCTCCGATGGGCTTAATAAAACGGTGACTTGCAGCCGCGCCTGATAACCACCGGGGCGCTCGGCGCGGCTGTCGACCACCAGCACTTCGCCGGGGTCGGCACCTTCGGCGTGCTGGCGCGGCAGGTTCAACGCCTTGCGCATCAACGGGCTGGCGAAGGCGGGATCGGGGCGATCAAGGTCGCTCCACAGGGTGATCTCGGGCAGCAATTGGCTATAGAGGGCTTGCGTCATGCCAGGCAATTGGCGCACTTCTTCCAGCACCCGAAATGGCACAAGCCCCTGTTGACGGCGCACTTGGAGGGCCTTGGTCAACTGTGTAGCTTGGGCCGAGGTGGCGCCGCAGGCCAGGGCCAGACGTGTGAAATCCTGTGCCTCGGCATTGATCAGGTAGAGCTTGCCGCGCTCACTGCGCAGGCTGACGTGTAACTGGGCGTCGTCAAACACCAAGGGGATGTCACGACCATCGGCCACCCAGCGCCGGTCGGCCATGACCATGGCGATACCGGCTTCAGCGGCCAGCACGGTTTGTGTGTGCTGGCGCAACCACAGTGCCTGGCGACTTTCCAGCTGCACCCAGCCGGCCAGGCCGCCGAGCAACACGCTGAGCAAGGCCAGTACCCACAGCACCAGCAGCAGGGCCGCACCGCGCTGGCGCCTCATTCTTCCACACTCCCGCTGGACAGGTTCAAGCGCAAAGCAATCACCTGGGTGACCCAGGGCACCGGGCCGTCGACGCTGGCGGCGATGCGCACGGCGGCCGGCAAACGCCTGGGCCATGGCCATTCATTGATCCAACCGGTGGGCTGGCCCAGCGGTGACGTACCGCGATAACTGAACTGCAGACCCTCGATGCTTCTCAGCAGCACCTGGGGCTCACGTTGAGCAAACCCGACCTGCAAATCCTGTTCGACCTGTTGCAGGCTGAACCGCTGGATCCCCCCACCGAGCACACCGGGCAAGGTCGAGACGAACTCCAGACGCTGCGCCGTGCCGACGAAAAATCCACCGCCTTCGCCCACCGCCAGCGGTAACGCCTCGCTGATCGCCGTGCGCAAAAACTGCTGCGCGGCACGCACTTCATCCAGGCTCACCGTATACGCCTGGGCCTTGGACACGGCACGATTGGCGCCCAGCAATGCGCCGCCAACCAGCACCAGCAACACGCCCAGCAAGCTGAGCACCACGAGGATTTCCAGCAAGGTAAAACCCTGCTCGCGGCGTTTCACAGGCGTGCCTTCAACGTGCTGAAACGGGCCTGGTGCGGGCCCTCGTCGAGAACCAGGTCGAGACGAAAAATACGCGCTTGCTGCCGGGCGGTTGTCAGTCGCCAGTGGATGCCGTCCAGTTCGCCCTGGCTGACGCCATTGCTCAACCGTCCTGCGGCTTCCTGATCGAAAATGGTCAGCGCCGCATGGGTGAGCCGGTCACTGTGGGCCACCTGGGACAACGAGCGCGCGCTCTGGCCGAACGCAACCAGCAGGACCGTGCTGCACACCGCCATCAGCGTCAGCGCGGCGAGCATTTCCAGCAGCGTGAAGCCAGCCTGGCGGTTCATGGCAGCGCCTTGGATTGCACGCTGCCGGTGAGCCAGCCGATATCGATACGCCAACGCCGGGCGCCGTTGACCAACAGAAGATTGCCGCCGGTGGAGCTGCCGTCAGGGTAGAACTCGACGGCAGGGCCGACCTGTTCGGCAGTGTGCAGCGTGACTTGCAGCTGCGACGGCCAACGTTGCAACGCTCGTCCCGGCGCCTGGAATGTCCGATCTCGCAGGTCAAACTCAGTGCGCGCGGCTTGCCCACTGACTATCGCCCCCGCCCGTGTGGTGCGCAACGCCTCCACCATCTGCCCGACCGCGCGACGCTCTTTCGCCGTTTGCAGACCCTGGCGCACACCCACCCCCAGTAAACCGGCAGCCAGGCTGAGCAACAGGATCACCACCAGCATTTCCAGCAGGGTAAAGCCGCGCTGGAACATGGCCGCGTTACTCCCAATTGCCCAGGTCGGCGCTGTAGCCTTCGCCGCCCGGCTGGCCATCCTGGCCATAGAAGATCAGGTCGAACGCACCATGCTCACCGGGAAAGCGATAACCGAAGGCATGCCCGAACGGGTCCTTGAGGTCCGAAGGCTTGGCATAACCACCAGGCCTGTCCACCAGCTGTTGCAGGCTGGTGGGCGGCGCGCCGACGTCGAGGGCGTAGCTGTCAATCTTCATGCTCAAACTGGACAGCTGGGCCTTCCCCGCGCCGTACTTGCCCTTGTCCACATTACCGCCGACCTGGCGCACGACGATGGTGGCGACAATGCCGAGCAGTACGATCACCGCGAGCATTTCCAACAGGGTGAAACCGCTTTGGCGGCGTGGTTTTCTCATGAGTTCAGCTCCTTCATATATTGCTGGTCAGGCTCATCAGCGGCAGCATGATCGCCAACATGATCACCGCCACCAGCACTGCCATGACCACGGTCAGGGACGGCACCAGGGCAGCAAGCAGACGGTCGATGCCGCGCTTGGCTTCGACGTCGAAGATGTCAGCCACCTTGAGCAACATGCTGTCGAGTTCGCCGGCCTGTTCGCCGACTTCGATCATTTGCAGCGCCAGTTCCGGCAGCAGCGGCTGGCTGCCGAACGCACTGGCGAGGGTGCCGCCGCTTTTTACCGATTGCGCCGCATGGCCAACTTGGGCCTGCAACGCGCGGTTGGTGCAGACTTGCTGTGCGATTACCAAAGCTTGCAGCAACGCCACGCCATTGCTGAGCAGCGTGCCGAGGGTGCGCGTCAGGCGTGCCGCTTCGACCCGTTGCAGCAGCGGGCCGATCACACGAATACCGAGCAGGCGACGATCGTATTTTTCTCGAAATGCCGGATTGCGCAGACGTGCCGCCCAACACCCGCCGCTCACGATCAGCCCGGCCAACACCACCAGGCCATAGGCGCCGAGGAACTCACCCAAGGCGAGAATCACCTCGGTGATCAACGGAATCGGCACACCCAGGTCCTGGAAGATCGGTACGAATTGCGGCACCACATAGGCCAGCAACAAGGCGAGGGAACCGAGTACGCCCACCACCAGGAAGGCCGGATAGATCAGCGCATTGATCACTTCGCCACGCAGACGCTCACTGCGTTCCAGGTAGTCGCTGAGTTGGCGCAAGGTACTTTCCAGCGCGCCACCGGCCTCACCGGCACGCACCATGCTCAGGTACAACGGCGAGAACGTGTCACCCTCTTCTTCCAATGCGGTAGACAGCGGTTTACCCGCTTTGACGTGATCGCGGATGCGTTCAATCAGTGCGCGAACCTGGGGTTGGCCGGGTTGTTTGAGCAACAGGCCAAGGGCGCGCTCCAGGGGCTGGCCAGCACCGAGCAACGTGGCCAGTTGCTGAGTAAAACTCACCAGCGCTGCGCCTTTCAATCGCCCGCGCGCGCTGCGCAATAGAGGGCTGCCCGCCGTTTCGATCTGCAACAGCAACAGACCGCGCTTGTGCAAGGCAGCCACGGCAGCGGCCTGATCCCGGGCTTCCAGCGTGCCGTTCTGCGCCACGCCCTGGCTGTCCAGGGCGCGGAATTTGAACAGACTCACGCGCCCTCTCCACGGGTGACGCGCAGCACTTCTTCCAGTGACGTAATACCCGCCAGCGCCTGACGCAGCCCCTCCTCATACAAAGTGCGCAAACCGGCCCGGCGAGCGGCCTGCTCCAAGGTGGAGGCATCGGCATGACGCATCAGCAGGCTGCGCAGTTCATCGTTCATCACCAGCAGTTCAGTGAGGGCACTGCGGCCGTGATAGTCACCGCGAAAGAGCAGGATCGGGCGTTGTTCGGTCAAGCGATCCAGGCCGTGTTCCGCGATCAGTTCCGGCGGCGCTTCAAAGGCCACGCGGCTGGCCGGATCCAGGCGCCGCACCAGACGCTGGGCAAGAATACCGCTGACGGTCGAGGCGATCAGGTAGCTTTCCACGCCCATGTCCAGCAGCCGCGTGATACTCGCCGCGGCGCTGTTGGTGTGCAGGGTGGAAAGCACGAGGTGCCCGGTCAGCGACGATTGAATGGCGATGCGGCAGGTTTCCAGGTCGCGGATCTCGCCGATCATGATCACATCCGGGTCCTGGCGCACGATAGAGCGCAGCGCCCCGGCGAAGTCCAGGCCGATGGCGGGCTTGACCTGGATCTGGTTGATACCTTCAAGCTGGTACTCCACCGGGTCTTCCACGGTGACGATCTTGCGCTCGGCCGTGTTGAGCCGCGACAGCGCAGTGTAGAGCGTGGTGGTCTTGCCGGAGCCGGTGGGCCCGGTGACCAACAGGATGCCGTGGGGGCGCTCCAGCAGGTCGAGGAAGGTGGCCAGGCGTTGGCCGTCAAAGCCGAGGCTGGGGAAGTCGAACCGCACGGTCTGCCGGTCCAGCAGGCGCAGCACCACCGACTCGCCGAAACTGGTGGGCACCGTGGACACCCGCAGGTCCAGTTCCTTGCCCTGGATGCGCAGCATGATGCGCCCGTCCTGAGGCAGCCGGCGCTCGGCGATGTCCAGCCGCGCCATGATCTTCACCCGCGAAATCACCGCCGCCGACGAGCTGGCGGGCGGCGCTTCGGCGTCGTGCAGCACGCCGTCAATGCGGTAGCGCACCTTGAGCTGGCTTTCGAAGGGCTCGATATGGATGTCCGAGGCGCGCTGTTCCACGGCGCGTTGCAGGATCAGGTTGACCAGGCGGATCACTGGCGCTTCGGAGGCCATGTCCTTGAGGTGTTCGATATCTTCCTGGGCGCCGCCCTGCTCATCGAGGTTCTCGATCAGTGTGCCCATGGCCGAGCGGCCCTGGCCGTAGTAGCGCTCGATCAGGGTGTCGACTTCGTTGCGCGGGCCGATGGTCAGCCACACCGGCACCTGGCACGCGTAGGCCAGGGCCTGGAACGGATAAAGTTGCGTCGGGTTGGCCGCCAGCACCCGCAGGCCGCCCTGGCTCCAGCCCATGGGCACCACTTGATAGTGACGCATGAAGCGTTCGGTCAAGGCCGGCAAGGGGTCAAGCAGCGGCGGCGCGGCGTCGGCCAGCAACAGCGGGGCGTCGAGCAATGCCGCCCAGGCACGGGCCAGTTCCACTTCGGAGACCAGGCCCAGGCGTGTCAGCAGGCTCAGCAAGTCATCCGTGGACAGGCGGCGGGCGCGCTCCAGGTCCACCGTTTTAAGCCCGGCATGCTGCATCAGCCACGCGCACACCTGTTCGGTGTGCGGAGTCTGCATCTGGCAGGCATCGATAGGCGCTGACGACATAATATTCAGGGATCTTGTATTGCGAGAAAGTATGGCTATTTGAAACTACGGAAACATGCCATTAGTTAGCCACAACCCAGGCGACAGTAAGCCGGGGTTATCGACTGGAAGTTATAGCTCTAGTTCCGGAGGGTGGGGAATAAAATAAACATAACGGCCAAGACCCCTGCACCAGAGCCTTAGCAGCTAATAGCCATCACTCCAGGAGTTGCAATTAGCCACTTCATTGCACTTACACCCCTCAAATAACTCAAGCGCCTTACTTTGTTGGTTCTTACACTTTTCAACCGCATCAATCGTGAGTGCGCGTGCTCTTTTCCACCAGGCACATCGGTGTACCGGCGACCGGCTCTTGCATCACCTGCACCTGCACATCGAACACCTGCCGCATCAACCCGGCACTGATCACCTCCCCCGGCGCACCATCAGCCACCAACTTGCCGCCGTGCATCACGGCCAGGTGGTCGGCGTAGCGGCAGGCCTGATTGATGTCGTGCAACACCGTGATCACAGTCTTGCCTTCAGCGGCCAGTTCGCCCATCAAGTCCATGAGTTCGACCTGATGGCTGATGTCGAGGTAGGTGGTGGGTTCATCCAGCAACACTACCGGCGCATTCTGCGCCAACACCATCGCCAGCCAGGCACGTTGGCGCTGGCCGCCGGAGAGGTCTGCCAATGCGCGATCAGCCAACACGTCCAGCTCCAGGCGCTGCATGGCTTGGGTCACGTGAGACCGATCACTGCCGCTCAAGCGCCCCCATAACGAGTTATGCGGGCTGCGGCCGTAGGCGACCAACTGGCGCACGCTGACGCCTTCGGGCACCGGCAGCACCTGCGGCAAAAACGCGATCTGCCTTGCCAATTGGCGAGCGGACAGGCTGGCGTAGGCCTGCCCATCCAAGCTCAGTTCGCCTTCGGTCGGCTTGAGGATGCGCGCAAAGGCCTTGAGCAGGGTCGACTTGCCGCAGCCATTCGGGCCGATCAGGGCGGTGACCTTTCCGGTTGGCGGCGCAAAGGACAAGCCCTGCACAATGCGCGTGGTGCCGTAACCGATATCCAGCTCGCGTGCGTGAAGAATACTCATGTGATCAGCCCTTGAACCGTGCCAGCAACCAAAGAAAATACGGCGCGCCAATCACCGCAGTGAGCACCCCGGCGGGGATTTCACTGGGCGCGATCAGCGTGCGCCCGAGGGTGTCGGCCAGCACCAGCAACAGCGCGCCGATCAGCATCGCAGCAGGCAGCAGGCACTGGTGTTGCCCGCCCACCAACCGACGCGCCATGTGCGGCGCGACCAGACCGATAAAACCAATCGGCCCGATAACACCGACGCCCAGGCTGGTCAGCAGCACCGCGCAAACCATCGCCAACCAGCGCGTGCGACTGAGTGCCGTGCCGAGGCTGTGGGCGGCTTCATCGCCCAGGGCGATCAGGTTCAGCGGCTTGGCCAGGCACAGGCCCAAGGGGATCAGCATCAGGAACGGCAGCACCAGCGCCACATGGTGCCAATTGCGGCTCCACAGGCTGCCTGTCAGCGCGAGCAAAGCGGTGTTGATGTCCAACGGATGGGACAGGATCAGAAACTCGGTAACGCTGGACAAGGTCACCGCAATCGCCACACCGGACAGCGCAAAGCGCACCCCGGAAAAACTCACCCCGGTGTTGTACAGCGCCAGCAACAGCGCGCCGCCGGCGCCACCCAGGCAAGCCACCAGCGGCAGCCATGCAATCGGCATGTGCGGCCAACTGATGATCGCCACGGTCAGCGCCAAACCAGCGCCTTGGGTCACGCCGAGGATTTCCGGCGAGGCCAACGGGTTGCGGATCACACCCTGCACAATCGCCCCGGCCAGGCCGAAGGCGCAACCGGCCAGAATCGCGATCAGGCTGCGTGGCAGGCGGTGGTTCCACACTTCGAAGTCGAGGGCGTCGTGCGCCAGCAGGCGCTCCAGCACGGTGTCAGGCAGGAGCCACACAGTGCCGGCGCTGAGGCTGATCAACGTCGCCAGCAGCAACAGGCCGAGCAGCAGCCATAAGCGCGATCGTGGCCGGGTCATAGGGCGCGCCTGGCAAGAAAGAGGAAGAACGGTGCGCCGATCAGCGCGGTGACCACACCGGCCGGGGTCTCCACTGGAAATGCCACAGCGCGGCTGAGGAGGTCGGCGCCCAGCACGATCACCGCGCCCAACGCGGCACTCAGCGGGATCAGCCAGCGATAGTCATTACCGAGGAACTGGCGAAGGATATTCGGTGCAATCAACCCGACAAACCCGATGGGGCCGACTGCGCAGACACTCGCCCCCACCAACAACAGGCTGGCGATAAACACCTGCAAACGCAGGCTGGCAATGCCCACACCCAGGGAGCGCGCCGCGTCTTCGCCGAGGTTGATCAGGTTCAGGCGCGGCGCGCACCACAGCGCCCACAGGCCGCCGATCAAGGTGCACGGCCAGAGCAGTTGCACTTGCGCGGCGCCGACATTGGCCAGGGAACCGGCCAGCCAGTTGAGCACGCTTTGTGCCTGGACCTCGACCAGGATTACCGTGAGCCGGGTCAAGGCGGCGCACAACGCCGCCACGGCCACGCCGGCCAATACCAGGCGACCTTGGGTGGTGGTCGGCGACCAGGCGCCGCCGAGGCTGAACACCGTGACCCAGGCCAGGGCGCCACCCAGGCAGGTCATCAACAAGGCACCGCCGGCAAACGGTGGCGCGACCAATCCAGTGGAAAACAACGCCAGCCCCAACGCCGCCCCCGCTGTCACGCCAAACAAGGACGGCGATGCTAGGCGGTTGCGCGTGATGCCTTGCATCAACGCACCGGCCAGGCCCAGGCAGGCACCGACCAACGCGGCGCACACGGCCCGTGGCACGCGCAACTGCGCAACGATATACGCCATATTGCCGCCCACGCCGCCTTGATGGATAAGGCCATTCCACGCATCCGTCGCTGTAATGGTGAACGGTGACCAGCTATACAGCGACAGCCAGAACAACCCGGCGCCCAGCAGCACGATGCCTGCCGTCGCAAAACTTCGCCCCATGCTTATGGGCTCAGTACGGCTTTACCGCCCTTTAGAATCGCCAGCGCGTCTTCAGCGATTTGCTCCGAAGCCAGCACACCGCGGTTGCGCGCCCAGCTGTCGCCGTCGACTTCGGCGACCTGTTTGTTACGCACCGCACCAAGCACTTGCCACAGCGGCTGCTTGCTCCAGCTGTCGACGATGCTGGGGCGACGGTAATGCCCGACCAGCAACCAGCCTGGGTCGAGGGCGAGCAGTTGTTCCAGGCTGATGAACTCGGTGGGCGCGGCATTGGCGCGTACCGAAGGGACTTTCAAACCGATGGCTTCGAGCACACTGCCGGCATAGGAGTCCGGGCCGTGCACGGAGAAACTGTCTTCACGCGCCACGCCGAACACCACGCTGGCGCCGGCTGGGATCTGCTGAGCAATGGCTTTGAGGTTCTCGCGGTTCTTCTGGATCCGCGCTTCCATCTGCGCGCTCTTGCCCAGCGCCTTGCCGATCAGCTCGGCGGATTTCAGGCTGCCCTGGTAATCCTCACCGCGCGACGGCAGCAACAGGGTCGGCGCGATGCTCGCCAGGTCGCTGTACAACGCCTGGTGGCGGTTGAGGTCGGCAACGATCAAGTCCGGCTTGAGCCGGGCGATTTCCTCGATGCTCGGTTGCGAGCGCAGGCCCACGGACTTCCATTGGCCGATGGCCTGGCGCACACGCGGCAACACGCGGTTGGCATCGCCATCATCGGCCGCGCCAATGGGCGTTACGTCAACCGCGGCCAGGCTGTCGAGAAAGGAAAACTCCAGCACCACCACACGCTTGGGCGCGTCCGGTAAATGCACCGCATGCTGGCCGTCGTTGAGGTCGATTGGGGCGGCGCTCAGCAGGCTTGAAGTCAACGCCAGGAGGCAGGCGGCAAGGGTGGGGATGGAGCGCGGCATTCGCATGACAAGGACCTCGGCGTTAAAACACCCCAGCTAGACAGGCCGGGGAAAACGGCGGGTACTATTCCATATCGGGGCGGCGTGATCAAAAAACATTCTCATTAAGGTGTTCAGGTACGCACTGATACCGCCGCCCCAATGTGGGAGTAAGCCCGCTCCCACAGTTGATCGGTGTACAGCCGTTAGAAGTCGACGGTGGCAGAAAGCAGATAAGTTCGCGGCGTCGACAAGGTCAGTCCCGGCTCGCTGTCATCCGAAGCACCGGCCGAACTCCAGTAGCGTTTATCGGCGACGTTCTCCACATTCGCCCGCAAGGTGATGTGTTTGTCATCCACCTTGAACCCATACCGTGCGCCGACGTCGATGCGGTTCCAGGCGTCGATTTCCTTGACGTTGGAGGGGTTCAGGTACTGCGAGCTGGAATAGATGCCACGGCTGGTCAAGGTCAAGCCTTCCAGCCCTGGCACATCCCATTCAGCCCCCAGGTTGACGTTGTACTTGGGCGTGGCGGGGGCGCGATTGCCGTCCCAGGCGCCGTTGGTGGTGTCTTTCAGTTCACTGTCGATGTACATCACACCGCCGAGCAGGCGGAAGCCCTTGAGCGGCTCGCCGAACACACTCAGTTCTACACCAGAGTTTTCGCGCTTACCGTTGGGACCAAAGAGCCGCGTGGTCGCATTGGTTTCATAGGCCGGCTGCTTGATGCGGAACACAGCGGCGGTCACGGCGAACACACCCGCATCGTACTTGGCACCGACTTCCACCTGGCGGCTGATAAACGGCGGGAAGATCTCGTCTTCGTTTCGCGCGGTGGACGGCGCGATCTTGCCCTGGCTCAGGCCTTCCATGTAGTTGGCGTACAGCGACAGCTTGTCGGTGGCCTTGAACAACAGCCCGCCGGATGGCGAGACCTTCTCTTCATCGTAGGCCGTATCGCCTTTGATGCCGTCGCTCCAGTCATCGACCTTCACGCGCTGCCAGCGGGCGCCGAGGGTCAGCAACAGGCGATCATCGAAGAAGCCCAGGGTGTCGGACAGGGCCACGCCGCTGAATTTGTTTTCGGTATAGACCTTCGGATCAAACCGTGTCGGCCGTGAAGGCGTCGGGGTTTGCACTGGGTTGTAGAGGTTGCTCGACGGCGACGTATAACGCGCGCCGCCGTTGGTGAAGTCCATGTCGAAGTAGCTGGCGGCCAGATTGACCTCATGGCTGACCGGCCCGGTATGAAACCAGTTGCGCACGCCGGCGGTGTAGGTGCGCACGTTTTCATCGCGGGTGAAATCCCGTGGCTGCACGCTGAAATCACCGGCCGCATTGGAGACGGACACCGCGTGACGCAGGAAATCGTGGTTGCTTTTGCGCGCGCCCATGCCGCCGTAGAGCATCACGTTGTCGCTGAGATCGTACTCGGCGTTGAAAGTGCCGAAGGTGTCGTTGGTGCGAGCCTTGCTCCAGGATTTCGCATAGTTGCGGCGCACGTCGCTGGCGCTGGGCACCGGCGCTGCAGCCGCCACCTGAACGCGCTCTTGCGGTGCATCGGTGTCGCGTTCGGTGTGGCCGATATCGGTGGAAAGGCGCAAGCGTTCGCCACGAAAATCCAGGCCCAGCACGGCCATTTCGCGATCGACGCTCTGGTGGTCCCACTCGGTGTCGCCGGACTGCTTCACGCCGTTGAAGCGGATGCCGAACTGATTGTCCTCGCCAAAGCGTCGACCAATGTCCACCGCGCCGCCGGCCTGGCTGTCGGAGGCCCAGTTGCCGGTAAACGAGTTGATGTCCTTGTCGGTGGCACGCTTGGGCACCACGTTGATCCCGCCGCCC
This window harbors:
- a CDS encoding general secretion pathway protein GspN; this encodes MIGRLRPVEWGLLGLSGLLSVLMAVILSSIGDEPQWLPEAPTRAHPTAQVQVAPSVPLENLAATWQAPLFSPDRSPDRVVGRAQVTSLANLTLSGIMITGNLQMAMLKQADGRALTVRLGQALPNGWRLDHLTPQYARFSLDGRTQTLSLYAKRLPPPSNRPPITLPREPLP
- the gspM gene encoding type II secretion system protein GspM — protein: MRRPLTPRERRCAALLVLAVVVGTAYWLLIDSWFAGPLRDMGEQAEQLREQQQRYAGVLRQREALRQQLEQARRDPASSTSLLPGDDPDVVAADLMQRLADLINSHANLGGGCSLTQRKPITPDQDDGEPYRQVKVSLTLDCAIEPLEALLHELEYQPPFLFVDELRIRRSQQAPANGGAGKLVVHLLVRGYLQPAPVTP
- a CDS encoding PilN domain-containing protein, with product MNRLEPIARHWRGSLLQQAWRLWLAELRACVPSWLARQEPPEQIHHWPVAAPVAPGSARQVLMLGADAVLLQRVQLPLAAGRNLSVVVGYELDRYTPFEADQLYFVARQERRTPTHLEVTLVAMLRERLDQILTDCAALGLHPHRVDAANLGIDLLPAPLRPRQRPPGMGLQRSLPWLCGALLIAAMLLWLNDRQRVIDAMHASVQQQKAQVAEVYALRQQLLNTRGAAQYLTRRKLAQPPLAALLNDLTTCLPGDTWLDQLDVKDGEISISGQSAKASALITRIKGCRSLENAQFEGVIQPDARTGKDQFALRAHLRQETADAPPPHTP
- a CDS encoding general secretion pathway protein GspK, with the protein product MRRQRGAALLLVLWVLALLSVLLGGLAGWVQLESRQALWLRQHTQTVLAAEAGIAMVMADRRWVADGRDIPLVFDDAQLHVSLRSERGKLYLINAEAQDFTRLALACGATSAQATQLTKALQVRRQQGLVPFRVLEEVRQLPGMTQALYSQLLPEITLWSDLDRPDPAFASPLMRKALNLPRQHAEGADPGEVLVVDSRAERPGGYQARLQVTVLLSPSEDSAQPYRVLRWQE
- a CDS encoding prepilin-type N-terminal cleavage/methylation domain-containing protein; the encoded protein is MKRREQGFTLLEILVVLSLLGVLLVLVGGALLGANRAVSKAQAYTVSLDEVRAAQQFLRTAISEALPLAVGEGGGFFVGTAQRLEFVSTLPGVLGGGIQRFSLQQVEQDLQVGFAQREPQVLLRSIEGLQFSYRGTSPLGQPTGWINEWPWPRRLPAAVRIAASVDGPVPWVTQVIALRLNLSSGSVEE
- a CDS encoding type II secretion system protein, which translates into the protein MNRQAGFTLLEMLAALTLMAVCSTVLLVAFGQSARSLSQVAHSDRLTHAALTIFDQEAAGRLSNGVSQGELDGIHWRLTTARQQARIFRLDLVLDEGPHQARFSTLKARL
- a CDS encoding GspH/FimT family pseudopilin, which gives rise to MFQRGFTLLEMLVVILLLSLAAGLLGVGVRQGLQTAKERRAVGQMVEALRTTRAGAIVSGQAARTEFDLRDRTFQAPGRALQRWPSQLQVTLHTAEQVGPAVEFYPDGSSTGGNLLLVNGARRWRIDIGWLTGSVQSKALP
- a CDS encoding type II secretion system protein GspG, whose translation is MRKPRRQSGFTLLEMLAVIVLLGIVATIVVRQVGGNVDKGKYGAGKAQLSSLSMKIDSYALDVGAPPTSLQQLVDRPGGYAKPSDLKDPFGHAFGYRFPGEHGAFDLIFYGQDGQPGGEGYSADLGNWE